A region from the Ralstonia pickettii genome encodes:
- a CDS encoding AraC family transcriptional regulator, with translation MRRPSSSPSTPPADPRVTADASVFGTLARGSRASLERVAHLGDGVTAAIWRNEHDEARYIEPEHHTLSVYLQGGYTTHRQDLPHLFGAPGRVCMLPAEHQSSWVIEQPMRFVHLYFTPDALAGHAVRVLDAEPRLFTLHDRTFIEDVHLAQACANIAQLDWTDLDDRMRANALANDTLSYLVQTQGRTRALAVRGGLAPHVCRRVAARIDAELHLPLSLGQLAAEANLSEFHFARMFRMSFGVAPHEWVMQQRMARAQTLLRTTSLALAAIAEQCGFASPSHLSRRFTLQLGASPSRYRQAWQHG, from the coding sequence GTGCGCCGCCCTTCCTCGTCCCCATCGACTCCACCCGCCGATCCTCGCGTTACCGCAGATGCGAGTGTCTTCGGCACGCTTGCCCGCGGTTCGCGTGCTTCGCTCGAGCGCGTCGCGCACCTGGGCGATGGCGTGACCGCCGCCATCTGGCGCAACGAACACGACGAGGCGCGCTATATCGAGCCCGAGCACCATACGCTTTCGGTCTATCTGCAAGGCGGGTACACCACGCACCGCCAGGATCTGCCGCACCTCTTCGGTGCGCCGGGGCGCGTTTGCATGCTGCCGGCCGAACACCAGTCAAGCTGGGTGATCGAGCAGCCGATGCGTTTCGTTCATCTGTATTTCACGCCGGACGCGCTGGCCGGACACGCCGTCCGTGTGCTCGACGCAGAGCCCCGCCTGTTCACGCTGCACGACCGCACCTTCATTGAAGACGTGCATCTCGCACAAGCCTGCGCCAACATCGCTCAGCTCGATTGGACCGACCTGGACGACCGCATGCGCGCCAACGCGTTGGCCAACGACACGCTGTCGTATCTGGTGCAGACACAGGGCCGCACGCGGGCGCTCGCCGTGCGCGGTGGGTTGGCGCCGCACGTATGCCGGCGCGTTGCCGCGCGCATCGATGCCGAGCTGCATCTGCCCCTGTCGCTCGGACAACTGGCAGCCGAAGCCAATCTGTCGGAATTCCATTTCGCGCGGATGTTCCGGATGTCGTTCGGGGTGGCGCCCCATGAGTGGGTGATGCAGCAACGCATGGCGCGGGCGCAGACGCTGCTGCGCACGACCAGCCTTGCGCTGGCGGCGATAGCAGAGCAATGCGGCTTTGCCAGCCCAAGCCATCTCAGCCGGCGATTTACGCTGCAGCTTGGTGCGTCCCCGTCGCGCTACCGGCAGGCGTGGCAACACGGGTAA
- a CDS encoding TOBE domain-containing protein codes for MLELDGTIWLRAGEDNWGGRGRIELLAAIGQTGSITAGAKAVGLSYKAAWDAIDTMNNLAGEPLVVRTTGGKGGGGSVLTPRAQRLIESFRVLEAEHRRFVERLDAAAQAASEDVNLLRRLMLRTSARNTLFGTVESVAPGAVNDVVTLRLPAGQAVAATITQESTRVLGLAPGVQAVALIKAPAVMLMRGAGEWRVSAENQLPCVVTEIRDGAVQAEVRLRLQDASAASAGETVLVAMLSRTAVETLALAEGVEAVAVFEASSVILGLA; via the coding sequence ATGCTGGAACTCGATGGCACCATCTGGCTACGCGCCGGTGAAGACAACTGGGGCGGGCGTGGCCGGATCGAACTGTTGGCTGCCATCGGGCAGACCGGCTCCATCACGGCAGGCGCCAAAGCCGTGGGCCTTTCCTACAAGGCCGCCTGGGACGCCATCGACACCATGAACAACCTGGCCGGCGAGCCCCTGGTGGTGCGCACCACGGGCGGCAAGGGCGGTGGCGGCAGTGTGCTGACACCGCGTGCGCAACGGCTGATCGAGAGCTTTCGCGTGCTGGAAGCCGAGCACCGCCGCTTTGTCGAGCGCCTGGATGCGGCCGCGCAGGCCGCCAGTGAAGACGTCAACCTGCTGCGCCGCCTCATGTTGCGCACGAGCGCGCGCAATACGCTGTTCGGCACGGTCGAATCGGTCGCACCGGGCGCCGTCAACGATGTGGTTACGCTGCGCCTGCCCGCCGGTCAGGCTGTCGCCGCCACCATCACGCAGGAAAGCACGCGCGTGCTTGGGCTGGCACCGGGCGTGCAGGCCGTTGCGCTCATCAAGGCGCCTGCCGTGATGCTGATGCGCGGCGCCGGCGAGTGGCGGGTCTCGGCAGAAAACCAATTGCCGTGCGTGGTCACGGAGATCCGCGATGGCGCGGTGCAGGCCGAAGTGCGGCTGCGCCTGCAGGATGCGAGCGCCGCGTCGGCGGGGGAAACCGTGCTGGTGGCCATGCTCTCGCGCACGGCGGTGGAAACGCTGGCACTGGCCGAAGGCGTGGAAGCCGTCGCCGTGTTCGAGGCGTCGAGCGTGATCTTGGGATTGGCCTGA
- a CDS encoding sensor domain-containing protein, which produces MTQFFPAQAGASPADVAPSPEAAQRPVAVMAGAMAGGRHTDFEALSRLSSDAVLLTVDGRVVQANPAAARLLGAQDPTQLAGLQLAGLIHPDDVAQVVPRLANMVSSGVYSPPVEHRLVRADYTHVLVASEAAACEHEGQPAVMLVLREAVSRHALERHAVQARAEALHARRLLASENAVLAQLASNATLSTVLRHLCLYVEQVYPNAMSAVLLLDAGSQTLRVAAAPTLPAAFAATLENNPVGPDAGACGCAVYLGDTVLIDNIATDPRWQHERTAALSAGLASAWALPIRSSRGDKLGVLALFYRTPCMPVEEEQHFLDDVTHLAGVAIQKDNVERGLAESEERYRLAISNLHEGVVIMSPDGVVQAANASAERILRVRPGQLVGRNRLDPIQRVVDEHGKEVGSTMMPSGLVLRTGEPIFGRVYGLLLKTGELMWVRQNIIPIRRHAEPTPSSVMLSFADITEIKRAEQRLRHLAAHDALTGLTNRSFFIAHLESTIESARDESRELALFFLDLDRFKSVNDTAGHACGDTLLQSAAARLTDCIGPGDVIARLGGDEFVILIDQRVEGKRIALLAERLLQAMREPFDTVNGRYYLGVSIGVALYPHDGISGSDLLRSADAAMYRAKQNGRNRAQFYTAELNARLQRRYMLENALRDARENNELQLVYQPKYDLASHRIVGAEALLRWNSAKLGAISPVEFIPVAEETGLIVPIGAWVLRRACEQAVIWYEALGYDFRMAVNLSARQFQAGDVVPMIEQTLADTGLPPTALEVEITESLLMGGADEVRPMFDALTAQGIRISIDDFGTGYSSLSYLQRFPISNVKIDRSFITGIPGDPDSVALTEAIVAMARALGMTVTAEGVEDADQVEFLAKAGCQEIQGYYIGKPVTAEGFDRLLRAHLSVVDAGVRAALG; this is translated from the coding sequence ATGACCCAGTTCTTTCCGGCTCAGGCCGGAGCCTCTCCTGCAGACGTTGCGCCCAGCCCCGAGGCCGCGCAACGTCCGGTGGCGGTCATGGCCGGGGCAATGGCGGGAGGGCGTCATACCGATTTCGAGGCGCTGTCTCGGCTGTCGTCCGACGCGGTCCTGCTGACTGTGGACGGACGCGTGGTGCAGGCCAACCCCGCCGCCGCGCGCTTGCTGGGCGCCCAGGATCCAACGCAGCTGGCAGGCCTGCAACTCGCCGGCCTGATTCATCCCGATGACGTGGCCCAGGTGGTGCCGCGCCTGGCGAACATGGTGAGCAGCGGTGTGTATTCCCCGCCGGTCGAACACCGTCTGGTGCGCGCCGACTACACGCATGTCCTGGTTGCCAGCGAAGCCGCCGCCTGCGAGCACGAGGGCCAGCCCGCCGTCATGCTCGTGTTGCGTGAAGCCGTGTCGCGCCATGCGCTGGAGCGACACGCCGTTCAGGCCCGCGCCGAGGCGCTGCATGCGCGCCGCCTGCTCGCTTCGGAGAATGCCGTGCTTGCGCAACTTGCCTCCAATGCGACGCTGTCGACCGTACTGCGCCATCTGTGCCTGTACGTCGAGCAGGTCTATCCGAATGCCATGTCGGCCGTGCTGTTGCTCGATGCCGGCTCGCAGACGTTGCGTGTGGCTGCCGCCCCCACGCTGCCGGCGGCCTTTGCCGCCACACTGGAAAACAACCCTGTCGGCCCCGATGCCGGCGCTTGCGGTTGCGCCGTTTACCTTGGCGACACCGTCCTCATCGACAACATTGCGACTGACCCGCGCTGGCAACATGAGCGCACGGCAGCATTGTCGGCCGGCTTGGCTTCTGCGTGGGCGTTGCCCATCCGTTCGTCGCGCGGGGACAAGCTTGGCGTGCTCGCGTTGTTCTATCGAACGCCGTGCATGCCCGTGGAAGAAGAGCAGCATTTCCTTGACGACGTCACGCACCTGGCGGGCGTTGCCATTCAGAAAGACAACGTCGAACGTGGTCTGGCCGAAAGCGAAGAGCGCTACCGGCTGGCGATTTCGAACCTGCACGAAGGCGTCGTCATCATGTCGCCGGACGGTGTGGTGCAGGCCGCCAATGCCAGCGCCGAGCGCATCCTGCGGGTGCGTCCGGGCCAGCTTGTCGGCCGCAACCGGCTCGACCCGATTCAACGCGTCGTGGACGAGCACGGCAAGGAAGTCGGCTCGACCATGATGCCGTCCGGGCTGGTGCTGCGCACCGGCGAGCCCATCTTCGGCCGCGTCTACGGGCTGTTGCTCAAGACGGGCGAACTGATGTGGGTGCGGCAGAACATCATTCCGATCCGTCGTCACGCCGAGCCCACGCCCAGCAGCGTGATGCTGTCGTTCGCCGATATCACCGAAATCAAGCGCGCCGAGCAGCGCCTGCGCCATCTGGCCGCGCACGACGCGCTCACGGGGCTGACCAACCGCAGCTTTTTCATTGCGCACCTGGAAAGCACCATTGAAAGCGCGCGTGACGAGAGCCGCGAACTGGCGCTCTTCTTCCTCGACCTGGACCGCTTCAAGAGCGTGAACGACACCGCGGGCCATGCCTGCGGCGACACGCTGCTGCAAAGCGCAGCCGCGCGCCTGACCGATTGCATCGGCCCGGGCGACGTGATCGCCCGTCTGGGCGGCGACGAGTTCGTCATCCTCATCGACCAGCGTGTCGAGGGAAAACGCATTGCGCTGCTGGCTGAACGTTTGCTTCAGGCCATGCGCGAGCCGTTCGATACCGTCAACGGGCGGTATTACCTGGGCGTGTCGATTGGCGTGGCGCTGTATCCGCACGACGGCATTTCGGGGTCCGACCTGCTGCGTTCGGCCGATGCCGCCATGTACCGCGCCAAGCAGAACGGCCGCAACCGCGCGCAGTTCTACACGGCTGAGCTGAACGCCCGTCTGCAACGCCGCTACATGCTGGAAAACGCGCTGCGCGACGCGCGCGAGAACAACGAACTGCAGCTCGTCTATCAGCCCAAGTACGACCTGGCCAGCCATCGCATCGTCGGCGCCGAGGCGCTGCTGCGCTGGAACAGCGCCAAGCTTGGGGCGATCTCGCCGGTGGAGTTCATTCCGGTGGCGGAAGAGACGGGGCTGATCGTGCCGATTGGCGCATGGGTCCTGCGCCGTGCCTGCGAGCAGGCCGTGATCTGGTACGAGGCGCTCGGCTACGACTTCCGCATGGCGGTCAACCTGTCGGCGCGGCAGTTCCAGGCTGGCGATGTGGTGCCGATGATCGAGCAGACGCTGGCCGATACCGGCCTGCCGCCCACCGCGCTGGAAGTCGAAATTACCGAAAGCCTGCTGATGGGCGGTGCGGATGAAGTGCGCCCCATGTTCGATGCGCTCACCGCGCAGGGCATCCGGATCTCCATCGACGATTTCGGTACCGGCTATTCGTCGCTGTCGTATCTGCAGCGCTTCCCGATCAGCAACGTGAAGATCGACCGCTCGTTCATCACGGGCATTCCAGGCGACCCGGATTCCGTGGCGCTGACGGAGGCCATCGTCGCCATGGCGCGCGCCCTCGGCATGACGGTCACGGCCGAAGGCGTGGAAGACGCCGACCAGGTGGAATTCCTCGCCAAGGCGGGCTGCCAGGAAATCCAGGGTTACTACATCGGCAAGCCGGTCACGGCCGAAGGTTTTGACCGCTTGCTGCGGGCGCACCTGTCGGTTGTGGATGCCGGCGTGCGCGCCGCGCTGGGCTGA
- the wecB gene encoding non-hydrolyzing UDP-N-acetylglucosamine 2-epimerase, producing MKILSVFGTRPEAIKMAPLVKALAEQSAMESVVCVTGQHKQMLQQVLDLFDIVPHIDLELMTQNQTLNGLSARLLTAFDDVLETVRPDRILVHGDTTTAMMSAMAAFHRRIPIGHVEAGLRTGDLYQPWPEEMNRRTIDVCADLLFAPTDSSRRNLQAENLGGRILVTGNTVIDALLQTTQRILKDDAFRAALDAHFPFLNDERKVLLVTGHRRENFGSGFANICEALATLARRDDIQIVYPIHLNPNVRGPVQEALAGLPNVHLIEPLDYARFVRLMQRAHVILTDSGGVQEEAPSLGKPVLVMRNVTERPEAVQAGTVRLVGTEVDSIVGAVSHLYDNDEAWRAFSQHLNPYGDGLASQRIVSALAGGFVQEFLGDADALEAA from the coding sequence ATGAAAATTCTCTCCGTCTTCGGCACGCGGCCCGAAGCGATCAAGATGGCGCCGCTCGTCAAGGCGCTGGCCGAACAGTCGGCCATGGAATCCGTCGTCTGCGTGACGGGGCAGCACAAGCAGATGTTGCAGCAGGTACTCGACCTGTTCGATATCGTTCCGCACATCGACCTGGAACTGATGACGCAGAACCAGACGCTGAACGGACTCAGTGCCCGTCTGCTGACAGCCTTTGACGACGTGCTGGAGACGGTGCGTCCCGACCGCATCCTGGTACACGGCGATACGACCACCGCAATGATGTCGGCCATGGCGGCGTTCCACCGCCGCATTCCCATCGGCCATGTGGAGGCCGGCCTGCGCACGGGCGATCTCTACCAGCCTTGGCCGGAAGAGATGAACCGCCGCACCATCGACGTGTGTGCCGATCTGCTGTTCGCGCCGACCGATTCGTCGCGCCGCAACCTGCAGGCGGAAAACCTGGGTGGCCGCATCCTGGTGACGGGCAACACCGTGATCGATGCGCTGCTGCAGACCACGCAGCGCATCCTGAAGGACGACGCCTTCCGCGCGGCGCTGGATGCGCATTTCCCGTTTCTGAACGACGAACGCAAGGTCCTGCTCGTGACGGGCCACCGCCGCGAGAACTTCGGTTCGGGCTTCGCCAACATCTGCGAGGCGCTGGCCACGCTGGCGCGCCGCGACGACATCCAGATCGTCTACCCGATCCACCTGAACCCGAATGTGCGCGGGCCCGTGCAGGAAGCGCTGGCAGGGCTGCCGAACGTGCACCTGATCGAACCGCTGGACTACGCCCGCTTCGTGCGCCTGATGCAGCGCGCCCACGTGATCCTGACAGACTCGGGCGGCGTGCAGGAAGAGGCGCCGTCGCTGGGCAAGCCGGTGCTCGTCATGCGCAACGTGACGGAGCGCCCCGAGGCCGTGCAGGCCGGCACCGTGCGCCTGGTCGGCACGGAGGTGGACAGCATCGTGGGTGCCGTCAGCCACCTGTACGACAACGACGAGGCATGGCGCGCGTTCTCGCAGCATCTCAACCCCTATGGCGATGGGCTGGCTTCACAGCGCATCGTGTCCGCCCTTGCGGGTGGTTTCGTGCAGGAATTCCTCGGCGACGCCGACGCACTCGAAGCCGCTTGA
- a CDS encoding sulfate/molybdate ABC transporter ATP-binding protein has protein sequence MSGRMIDLVVQKTLTSAARVFSLDIAVRSDSRRVVLYGPSGAGKSLTLRAIAGLMTPERGRIVLNGLTLFDHADGINLSAQERRVGYLFQDYALFNHLTVAQNIAFGLKRGWFNPPRRTHDPRVQQWIDTFELGNVAANFPTQISGGQRQRVALARALIAEPSMLLLDEPFAALDPALRTRMRSELSALQARLQVPMLMITHDPADVEIFGDHVFELRDGRVVADAVRAPNAPPLSPYPHLTAVVNR, from the coding sequence ATGAGTGGCCGCATGATCGACCTCGTCGTGCAGAAAACGCTCACCAGCGCGGCGCGGGTGTTCTCGCTCGACATTGCCGTGCGCTCGGACAGCCGGCGCGTGGTGCTGTACGGCCCTTCAGGGGCCGGCAAGAGCCTCACGCTGCGCGCCATTGCCGGCCTGATGACGCCCGAGCGCGGCCGCATCGTGCTCAACGGCCTTACGCTGTTCGACCACGCCGACGGCATCAACCTCAGTGCGCAGGAACGTCGCGTCGGTTACCTCTTCCAGGATTACGCGCTCTTCAACCACCTGACGGTGGCGCAGAACATCGCGTTCGGGCTCAAGCGCGGTTGGTTCAACCCGCCGCGCCGCACGCACGACCCGCGCGTTCAGCAGTGGATCGACACGTTCGAGCTGGGCAACGTCGCCGCCAATTTTCCGACGCAGATTTCCGGCGGCCAGCGCCAGCGTGTGGCTCTGGCCCGCGCGCTCATCGCCGAGCCGTCCATGCTGCTGCTCGACGAGCCCTTTGCCGCGCTGGACCCGGCGTTGCGCACGCGCATGCGTTCCGAGCTGTCTGCCCTGCAAGCGCGCCTGCAGGTGCCGATGCTGATGATTACGCACGACCCGGCCGATGTGGAGATCTTCGGGGACCACGTATTCGAGCTGCGCGACGGCCGTGTCGTGGCCGATGCCGTGCGGGCACCCAATGCGCCGCCGCTCTCGCCGTATCCGCATCTGACGGCGGTGGTGAACCGCTAG
- a CDS encoding Spy/CpxP family protein refolding chaperone, with protein MTAAISRRLAAAAAGLVLSCAAVAQTAAPGAAPLSPMQPMQSIPPHGPGMMGRGPGPALGPGGPHGMGPHHGGAPFLRGLDLSEAQRDKIFAIEYAQMPEAREQRKAIEHARRDLHQMVTSGQYDEARARSLTESLGRAVAREAQLRAQAGAKVMQVLTPEQRKQIADREAQRVAELPPERNEGAPMPELAAM; from the coding sequence ATGACCGCTGCGATTTCCCGCCGCCTGGCCGCTGCTGCTGCCGGGCTTGTTCTTTCGTGTGCCGCGGTGGCCCAGACTGCCGCACCGGGCGCTGCTCCGCTCTCACCGATGCAGCCGATGCAGTCGATACCACCGCATGGCCCCGGCATGATGGGGCGAGGGCCCGGCCCTGCATTGGGCCCAGGCGGTCCGCATGGCATGGGCCCCCATCATGGTGGCGCGCCTTTCCTGCGCGGCCTGGACTTGAGTGAAGCGCAGCGTGACAAGATCTTCGCCATCGAATATGCGCAGATGCCGGAAGCCCGCGAGCAGCGCAAGGCCATCGAGCACGCCCGGCGCGATCTGCATCAGATGGTGACTTCGGGCCAGTATGACGAAGCGCGCGCGCGCAGCCTGACCGAATCGCTGGGCCGCGCCGTGGCGCGCGAAGCGCAACTGCGTGCGCAAGCCGGCGCCAAGGTCATGCAGGTGCTCACGCCCGAGCAGCGCAAGCAGATCGCCGATCGTGAAGCCCAGCGTGTGGCCGAACTCCCGCCGGAACGCAACGAAGGTGCGCCGATGCCGGAATTGGCCGCGATGTAA
- the modB gene encoding molybdate ABC transporter permease subunit, whose amino-acid sequence MSASIWTPLLLSLKVAGWATVLNLVLGVGAAYALARTRSRLRDVIDSILTLPLVLPPTVLGYYLLVLLGRRGLIGGWLDSLGIQLVFTWQGAVIASTVVAFPLVMKSARAAFEGVDHQLENAARVLGLPETAVFFRVTLPLAARGIAAGVLLAFARALGEFGATLMIAGNLPGRTQTLSVAIYEAVQAGDDATANTLVLITSLTCIVVLVAASRLLQGRAPNLQEQLA is encoded by the coding sequence ATGTCTGCTTCCATCTGGACGCCTCTGCTGCTTTCACTCAAGGTGGCCGGCTGGGCGACGGTTCTTAACCTCGTGCTGGGCGTCGGTGCGGCGTACGCACTCGCGCGCACGCGCAGCCGTCTGCGCGACGTCATCGATTCAATCCTGACGCTGCCCCTGGTGCTCCCGCCAACGGTGCTCGGCTATTACCTGCTGGTGCTGCTGGGCCGGCGCGGCCTGATCGGCGGATGGCTCGACAGCTTGGGCATCCAGCTCGTCTTTACCTGGCAAGGCGCGGTGATTGCCTCCACCGTGGTGGCGTTCCCGCTCGTCATGAAGTCGGCACGCGCCGCCTTTGAAGGCGTCGATCATCAACTCGAGAACGCGGCGCGCGTGCTCGGCCTGCCCGAGACCGCCGTGTTCTTTCGGGTCACGCTGCCGCTGGCCGCGCGCGGCATTGCTGCCGGCGTGCTGCTGGCCTTTGCACGCGCCTTGGGCGAATTTGGAGCCACGCTGATGATTGCCGGCAACCTTCCGGGCCGCACGCAGACGCTATCCGTCGCCATCTACGAAGCCGTACAGGCCGGCGACGACGCCACGGCCAATACGCTGGTGCTGATCACCTCGCTCACCTGCATCGTGGTGCTGGTGGCGGCCAGCCGCCTGCTGCAAGGGCGCGCGCCGAACCTGCAGGAGCAGCTGGCATGA
- a CDS encoding glycoprotein — MPSLSPPTRPLSRRTIRLLIAVSVLAALVALPRAHAFTTPAPAAASGRPPVAVAAPTPLPAPKPGKATTVASNAPTCHAIMQRLSGSLAATPSTADKPGTVMIDVDKAGVMMACSHSDSIAIPVPGGKPR; from the coding sequence ATGCCGTCTTTGTCTCCCCCCACTCGACCGCTTTCGCGGCGCACGATACGGCTGCTGATTGCCGTGAGCGTGCTGGCTGCGCTCGTTGCGCTGCCGCGTGCGCACGCTTTCACGACGCCGGCGCCGGCGGCGGCTTCCGGCCGGCCACCGGTTGCCGTTGCGGCACCCACGCCGCTTCCGGCACCCAAGCCGGGCAAAGCCACCACCGTTGCTTCCAACGCCCCGACCTGTCACGCGATCATGCAGCGCCTCTCGGGCAGCCTGGCGGCCACGCCCAGTACGGCCGACAAGCCCGGCACCGTGATGATCGACGTCGACAAAGCCGGCGTGATGATGGCCTGCAGCCATTCCGATTCGATTGCCATCCCCGTACCGGGCGGCAAGCCCAGATGA
- a CDS encoding universal stress protein codes for MFTHILLPTDGSEQCRKAIDGALKLARATGCRLTAYTCIEEFPNMAYSAGVGECPHAHYMETVQGHAKDCIERIAERAREEGVQFDSDVSQFSEPYLGILDAAKRHACDVIFMASHGHRSLMGRLLIGNETRKVLTYADVPVVVYR; via the coding sequence ATGTTCACCCATATCCTCCTGCCGACCGACGGCTCTGAACAGTGCCGAAAGGCCATCGACGGCGCGCTCAAGCTGGCGCGCGCGACCGGTTGCCGGCTCACCGCCTACACGTGCATTGAAGAATTCCCCAACATGGCCTATTCGGCCGGCGTGGGCGAGTGTCCGCATGCGCACTACATGGAAACGGTGCAGGGCCATGCCAAGGACTGCATCGAGCGCATTGCCGAGCGGGCGCGCGAAGAAGGCGTGCAGTTCGACAGCGACGTCTCGCAGTTTTCCGAGCCTTACCTCGGCATTCTTGACGCGGCCAAGCGGCACGCGTGCGACGTCATCTTTATGGCATCGCACGGGCACCGCAGCTTGATGGGGCGACTGTTGATCGGCAACGAGACGCGCAAGGTGCTGACCTACGCAGACGTGCCGGTCGTCGTCTACCGCTGA
- a CDS encoding flavodoxin family protein, translated as MTPKTLLIVYHSMTGGARQMAEAAQAGAAEEGGVIVRLLHAAQAGPDDVLAADGYLFATPENLAAISGQLKDFFDRCYYPALDRINGRPYACLVCAGSDGQNAVRQIERIATGWRLKPVAEPIIVCTHAQTPEAILAPKQIGADGLERCRSLGQAMATGLALGVF; from the coding sequence ATGACGCCAAAAACCCTGCTGATCGTCTACCACTCGATGACGGGCGGCGCGCGCCAGATGGCCGAGGCCGCGCAGGCGGGCGCCGCAGAAGAGGGCGGTGTGATTGTGCGCTTGCTGCACGCCGCGCAGGCGGGTCCCGACGACGTGCTGGCCGCAGACGGCTATCTCTTCGCAACACCCGAAAACCTCGCCGCCATCAGCGGGCAGCTCAAGGATTTTTTCGACCGCTGCTATTACCCCGCGCTCGACCGCATCAACGGCCGTCCATACGCGTGCCTGGTCTGCGCGGGCAGCGATGGTCAGAATGCGGTGCGTCAGATTGAACGCATTGCGACCGGCTGGCGGCTCAAGCCCGTGGCTGAACCGATCATCGTCTGCACGCATGCGCAAACGCCGGAGGCCATCCTCGCGCCAAAGCAGATTGGCGCAGACGGGCTGGAGCGCTGCCGTTCACTTGGGCAGGCCATGGCGACCGGGCTCGCGTTGGGCGTGTTCTGA
- a CDS encoding DUF6622 family protein, protein MLESIASIVSHTPAWVFVVFAVLIAIGVRQMQPRIVSRRRLIVLPLVVAAYSLYGVSMASHGSPLALTMWLVAVVMAFLVTYMSPPNGAVSETARTVRVPGSWVPMVVIVGLFAARYAYNVMLAMHPEVSHSGSFMALFSALFGFLGGLLLSRSVLLHVRTPRLAAA, encoded by the coding sequence ATGCTCGAATCGATCGCCTCCATCGTCTCGCATACGCCCGCCTGGGTGTTCGTCGTGTTTGCCGTGCTCATTGCCATTGGGGTGCGTCAGATGCAGCCCCGCATCGTGTCGCGCCGCCGCCTGATCGTGCTGCCGCTCGTGGTGGCCGCGTATTCGCTTTACGGCGTGTCGATGGCAAGCCATGGCAGCCCGCTTGCCCTCACGATGTGGCTGGTCGCGGTTGTCATGGCGTTCCTGGTGACGTATATGTCGCCGCCCAACGGCGCCGTCTCTGAAACGGCCCGCACTGTGCGTGTGCCGGGCAGCTGGGTGCCGATGGTCGTGATCGTGGGCCTGTTCGCCGCCCGCTATGCCTACAACGTCATGCTCGCGATGCACCCGGAAGTCTCGCACTCCGGCAGCTTCATGGCGCTGTTCAGCGCGCTGTTCGGCTTCCTGGGCGGCCTGCTCCTCTCGCGCTCGGTGCTGTTGCACGTGCGTACACCGCGCCTGGCGGCGGCTTGA